In the Populus trichocarpa isolate Nisqually-1 chromosome 8, P.trichocarpa_v4.1, whole genome shotgun sequence genome, ACTGGCATGAAAGTTCTTGTCTCTGGAATCCTCACTTCGTCAACTCTATTAGGAACATTCAgaggaaaaaattatattaagaagaagaaaactagcAGCTTTCTTGCTTGATTTCATTTCTTTACTTGCTCTTGTCGAGAGCAGCTTGATTACGTAATTGAACTTGAagggacaaaaaaaagaaaacaatggcGTCGCCCGGACTCGAACCGGAGACCTTCAGTGTGTTAGACTGACGTGATAACCAACTACACCACGACACCCTGATGCCACCATCGAAAATTACtagttttatatatgtatatatgattTCTAAGCTGACAGAAGGTTCGTTTTTGAATGATGGGTAAGAAATGAATGACTcgtcattgttttcttttacaattaaacttgcaaaaaatTGTTAGTTAGCAGATAATAAGCATgtctgaattattattattattttttatctatccaTCCTTCAGATAATAAGCAAgtctgaattattattattactatttttttttttatctatccaTCCATAAGTTTGAACACCAGAGTCTTGTCTCCTatgtgttggtttttttttttattttattaactgtATTTCTTTCATGGATGAAAGGAGACAAAAGCATTTGTTGATATGTAGAAATTACTTTTAGTATATCTttcaagatttgaaaaaaattataataagatAGTCTGGATATATGtcagatttaaaatatttaggtttAATGATTAGTTGAACTTAAAGTAACACGAGTTTAACAATATACTAAATTCAAACATATTTAGGTTTAATTGTAAGTTGTACTCAAACATATCATGAACCTGACGAAATATCAGACCCAACATATTTGAGTTTGACTATCAGCATAACCTAAGATAATATAGACTTGGTGAGATACCAGATTCAACATGCTTAAATTCAGCTGTCAgctaaattcaaaataatatggcCTAACAAGATGCTAGATCCAATATATTTGATTTCGGTTATTaactaaatctaaaataatatgagtttgataaaatactatatttaatatatttaaattcaatcataaattaaacccaaataatatatcATGTTCTAGATCAACATATAATTAAGCTGAGAATGTAACGGTTTGGATGAAATCTTCATGCCATTTAATCTAGGTTAGGTTTGATCCTCTGATCATCACAATTACGTCCACGGCGGCATTCACTGTTCCTGGGGGTACGTAACAAGCAAGACGTTGGACTTCCAATATTTTTACATGACAAGACATTCTCGACTTCTATAATATCCGATGCAATTTCTCTCTTTGCTTCCTCAACTTCAGTATTAATGATTTTAGGAATCCTCACTTCTCGTTATGCCGAGCAAGATTTTCTCAGATCCTTGCCCACAAAGCTAATCATTGGCCTTTCCACACTTTTCATCTCCATTGCAACCATGATGGTAGCCTTTTGCGCTGCTCTTATAATCCTGTTGGATGGAAAGCTACAAATTGTTATGCcaattgttttcctttctgGGATTCCTGTCAGCCTCTTCATGCTGTTACAATTTCCCCTCCTTGTTGAGATTTTCTTTTCCACCTATGGTCCAGGCATCTTCGATCGGAAAACAAAATGCTGGTATTGATGAAGCTGGGAAGTATAGAGAGAAGATGTCAACTGTGTGACTTTGGCAAGTTGGTCACAATGTTTGCTTTGTTTGTGTTGTCCACGTTTGTACTTCAGCTCGCGGTGTTTTCCTACGTTTGGCCAATAATCAAGTTGGAGATGTTCGGGTGGCTATATATCTTGTAAGATTGAGAGTTTTGCTTTTGATAAGGTTTTGTAAGCAGGTGTGATTGGAGTTGAGGAATGCATGTTCTAAgcaatttagtaattttttttttataattgtcaaGGATTTAATATTAATCGGTGCTAGTGCCATAACGTTAATGCCAAActagcaaggaaaaaaaagttgtatatataaattttttttaaaaaggcaaGAAATAGATAAAACCatgtaataatatataaaaagatcttATAGTCAAAACTAACAAGAGGTTTACTTGTTAAaccaaataatttgaaaaatcataaattaagcACATTCATCAACTCCATGAGCTCATCCATATTTgcaaaaataaccaaatctaattaaaaaaaatctctcaaattAGATCACCTGTCTTTCTAAAACAATCATTCCATTATTCAACTTAAATCATATTTGAacgttttattaatttaattatatttgagtAACCAATTCTATAATAGAGGCAAAATTAGTCCCGATGAGTGAGTCCATGGAAAGGAGCTGATCAAGCCCAAGAACTGGGAGCACAGGGTGTGGTTGATCAAGGGGTAAGATGACCAGTGAACAAAACACGAATAGGACAACCCATGAACgaattttcttgattattaatttatacttGAGGGACTAAATGAATGAAACAATTTGAGAAAACAAATAACACATCGTTATGTCTGCACACTTGATCGAGAAAatcttcaaggaaaaaaagaaaggaaaaactagTTGTTGACAGCACTGCAAATCCTTCTTATCTGCCCGGCAGATCCAGTGAGAAGACCTATATCTCCCATTTTGATCATGGCAGATCCAAAATCAGATCTGAATCTTGCAGGGTTCCTGCTGTATTCAGAGACAATGCTGTCCGTGGAGCCTCCATTGAAAAGCACTTGATCTGATTGAAGGAGACCCTTGTTTTgcatcaaattcttgaagtaattgTTGTCGAAAGAATTGGGAGTGACCAAATCGAGCGGGGCTAAGGTTGAGTTGCTGCCAACACGTGGACAGCGCCTCCTGCGGGTGCTAGCGAATCCAGCATCGATATTGCTGTGATTGTATATCCTTTCACGGAAAGTGAAGCATTGAGCTTGTCCGAGAGTATGTGAACCTGACAAGGCAACCATGTCCCTTGCAGTAAGGCCTTTCTTTTGGAAGCGAGAAATAAGACTCTCCAGGCTTTCAAAGAAGGCAGGTAACTCTGCGTTGGCTAAAGTTCGACTTGCTGTAGTTGAATCTCTTCTTCCAAGCTTCACCGCGTAGGATGGGCCACCCACCTGTGACATTTTTTCATAAGAATCATAAACAACAAGTCCTGGTATTGCAGCTTGCAATACCAACAGCAATAAAGATATGGATTTTGATATACTCACATAAGCAGACGCATCTCTCGCTGCAACAGCAATGATATCTGCACATGATACTACTCCGGGACAGATCTTCTCAACTTCAGTTTTTGCTTTGTCTATTACATTATAACCTCTAGCAGAGTTAAGATTGCCGAGGGCAGTCTTTTCACTCTGGATAGAGGTAGTCTCGTCCAGTAAGATGGAGGCATCACAACCCTGCAAAACCAAGGAATAACTCGTAAGTACACCGGCTCCAAGATAATACATAATCAGAGAGGAACAATGTGGCTGCCAAAAGGAGTTGCAAAAGTACCTGGACAAAGCAATCGTGAAAGTGTAAGCGGATGAGAGACGCAGCCATTCTCCTGTCGCTCGCAATTGCACTTCTGATAGCAGTTCGGATCGCGCTAAGCGCATTAGGACAGGAGCTGTCGTAAAATGCAGGGGAGAGTTGTGCCTGGCATGCTGTGTTCAGAAAGAACAGCATGAACATGAAAGAAGCTGCTGCTCCTGCTTTTGCTGCCATTTCTTTGAGTCGTCTAAGTGCAAGACTAATTTTACTCTCACAAAATTAATCTATAGCTTTTGCAAATTAATCCAGTTGATTAACACAAGCTGTTATCAAATATAGAATTGAGAGAAGGgatagaagatgaagaagaatgcATGGGAGCTCATCCTTTTATAGAAGGATGATGAAGCACACTCGTAACGCGTTCGATTTTTTAATCACTGCATGCCATCATTAGGTAACCCCTCTTTGTTCTTACCAATTCAACTAGAGAATCATTCTATCCTTCAATTCTCTATTAAAAAATCCCTTTTTTCTGCACCCAACGCTGCCTTTTCTGGCGGTGAATATAATATGGGACGACGATGTGCTCCATGGAAACATCCTTGTTTTCAAGTACGTTGGTCAACTGTCTTATTCAGTCCTTTATGAGGGATATGCGTTGATTTTGTACGTACAACACATACTTTTTCAATCATGAGACAATTAGAAAATTCAAAGACAAGCATTGACGAATTCTATGGGGATAATCTAAAGAGATGATTACCCATTCAATTTTCAGAAAGATTTATTTGTGAGAGCTCACTGGTTTCGTGGTGGTAAGAAGacaaattctttattttcttaaagaaaatatgattttatctatgatgataaaataaagtGACATTAAATAGAATTATTCTGCAACCACCTTGCAGGCGTAAATTCTTTACTCTTACATGTCATTTggtattatgaaattataaagatGTGATCGAAATAAGTTTTCAAAACAAACAGGAGCGTTACATTTGTAAAACAAttgattgtattttttgttataaaaaataacattgttttaaaactcaatctttTATGGTAGGTTTACCCGAGATCCAAGTGATTTGACACCTCGTCCGGGATgatttctaacaaaaataaaaatttaattgacaTAATATGACCTagttaaaaactcaaattaaccAGCGATCCAATCAATCACGGAAAAATCTGTCAAAATCTGttggttctttttattttttcattttttttcaatttttttttttaaattgacattgttttgatatttatttttaaaaaaattggatcaACCTTATTAACGTAACTTAACCTGTGTTCTAATAAGACTTGTCCCATGTCAACCATTAGATCaggttttaaaagtaaaaaaaagaaaggcagttctaaaaacaaataattgatCAAATGTGGTGGCTGGGAATGATtctaaatcataattaaattatataattaaaaagaaaggcaTTAATTTCTATATGGATGTGGTCATAGTCCATATTTTTCAAATACGTACCAGCTGTAATATCAGGCCAAATTACTCTATATTTCATCGATTTCAAGTGGCCAAGTTTTCCTTTCTGGACTGCATGGTGGCATTTTAAATAATGGATTTCTATAAtcttttcagttaaaaaaagaaagaagatatgCATCAACAATGAAGGAGCAAAAAGCGTAGGATTTTAGTGGAGTGGAAGTCAAAGAGATTCCTTTCAGATGTGATTTAGGGGGGGGAAAGGCTTTGGGTGATATAAATAGCTTTCTGACTCTGACTTTTCAACGCggcataaataataaaataatgatgctTGTTTTGATGGACAAACGGACAATTGCGACGAAGCACAAATTCCTGCTTCTGGCTATCCATATTTCTTTACTATCTAAAGTTATAATTTAGTGAAAGACCGCAGCTGTGAGCAACTAATTGctctaaaaaaataccaaagcaGCCTCATTAGATTACTATTTCATAGGGTTTGATGcagacaaaataattaattaatgggtcAGGACAAGAAgtgtaagaaaaaagttaatgaATGGCATGCAGGCATCAAATTAGAAAAGTTTCTACGCGTTGTGGCCTTATAGTTCTTACCTAGACAAATCTGATTAATGTGCTTGATCAGCCTCTATAAATAGATGAGCTCCCATGCATTCTTCTCCATCTTCTATCTCAATTCTCTCACTTATCCAACAGCTTTGGTAACAGCACTTGCAGACTTAGCTATACATTTAGCGCGCTAAAAACTTTAGTGTTTCCAactgaaaacatataaaatgacAGCAAAAGCAGGAGCAGCAGCTTCTTTCATGTTCATGCTGTTCTTGCTGAACATAGCATGCCAGGCACAACTCTCCCCTGCATTTTACGACAGCTCCTGTCCTAATGCGATTAGCGCGATCCGAACGGCTATCAGAAGTGCAATTGCGAGCGACAGGAGAATGGCTGCGTCTCTCATCCGCTTACACTTTCACGATTGCTTTGTCCAGGTACTTTTGCAACTGCTTTTGGCAGCCACATTGCTCCTCTCTGATTATGTATTATCTTGGAGCCAGTGTACTTAATTACGAGTTATTCCTTGGTTTTGCAGGGTTGTGATGCCTCAATCTTACTGGACGAGACTCTCTCTATCCAGAGTGAAAAGACTGCCCTCGGCAATCTTAACTCTGCTAGAGGTTATAATGTAATAGACAAAGCAAAAACTGAAGTTGAGAAGATCTGTCCCGGAGTAGTATCCTGTGCAGATATCATTGCTGTTGCAGCGAGAGATGCGTCTGCTTATGTGAGTATATCTAAATCCATCTCTTTAATTATTGCTGTTGGTATTGCAAGCTGCAAAACCAGGACTTGTTATTTATGATTCTTATGGAAAAAATGTCACAGGTGGGTGGCCCATCTTACGCGGTGAAGCTTGGAAGAAGAGATTCAACTACAGCAAGTCGAACTTTAGCCAACGCAGAGTTGCCTGCTTTCTTTGAAAGCCTGGAGAGTCTTATTTCTCGCTTCCAAAAGAAAGGCCTTACTGCAAGGGACATGGTTGCCTTGTCAGGTTCGCATACTCTCGGACAAGCTCAGTGCTTCACTTTCCGTGAAAGGATATACAATCACAGCAATATCGATGCCGGATTCGCTAGCACCCGCAGGAGGCGCTGTCCACGTGTTGGCAGCAACTCAACCTTAGCCCCGCTCGATTTGGTCACTCCCAATTCTTTCGACAAcaattacttcaagaatttgatgcAAAACAAGGGTCTCCTTCAATCAGATCAAGTGCTTTTCAATGGAGGCTCCACGGACAGCATTGTCTCTGAATACAGCAGGAACCCTGCAAGATTCAGATCTGATTTTGGATCTGCCATGATCAAAATGGGAGATATAGGTCTTCTCACTGGATCTGCTGGGCAGATAAGAAGGATTTGCAGTGCTGTCAACAActagtttttcctttctttttttccttgaagatTTTCTCGATCAAGTGTGCAGACATAACGATGTGTTATTTGTTTTCTCAAATTGTTTCATTCATTTAGTCCCTCaagtataaattaataatcaagaaaattcGTTCATGGGTTGTCCTATTCGTGTTTTGTTCactgataaggaaaaaaaaaaaaccacacctTGTGCTCCTTGTTCCTGGGCTTGAGCGCTTCTTGCCATGGACTCACTCATCGGGACTAATTTTGCCTATATGATAGAATTGGTTATGTAATTATTACCCATTTTGGGGCCgcgtaaacaaaaaaaattcaaaaaaaataaaattaaagagaatataaaaaatcaaataataatagaagataaacaaatatatatatattaatcagttaataaaaaaataccagaactcctaaaaaattattaaaaaccgGTTAAAAAGtgtcaaaatatacaaaattttaaaaatttgactcttttttattggtctattttgtttcaattatgcTTTTCGCtggaatgaaaaaaacatgttttagagaTCTTAAATGACCATTCCGAGATTGAAcaatgtttttgggttttttgggCAAATTTTGGGTTCATGTTCATCCAAAGAACATTGTCATGTGTTCTagatttagggtttattttgattcaaatctGGTTTCTATAagtttgtatattatttttagtaaataatCTAGGACTTTTAAGCatcaataacatttttttatgtgttttaatcttagaattttaattttgaattgaaactcattcttgataaaaattgtaatgtttaagtaATAATCATAGAAAAATAACACTTGATTCTTGACCTCTACTTGATTGCGATTAAaacattatcttttatttcttgagATGTAGTTTGATTTGAAGTTAATGTTGTTGGGTTTACATTTCAATGTTGTTGGTGTTCTTCAATCTTTCTGTATTTGATATGTTTTTCTTGAGaaattttgaagttttatttttttgttatgttgaaTCCGTTTCGGTTTTGTAtccttgttttggtttgttttcggGTCAACCCAGTCGGGTCAAAACTGGGTCAATCTTTAAAccctgtttggtttgctttttttttttttttgttaagcttttctttgtttttagggtgtgtttgacaaATACCCTTGAAGCTTGTTTTGGATAGTTTTTATTTCAagggaaattgttttttttttaactaaacatggccttaaaaaaatacaaaaaaataaaaattaataaatatctttttgtgTGTTGTATAcaaccaagtctctcaaaaacaaaatcatatctcgtttaaaaaataaaatacatggtatgttttatttttttagcatgcgttttggatttaataactaatttactGAATCCTTGAGAATTtgatcaatatttcaataactcataaaattttaattcatgagaattaatggttaatATTCTAGTATAAATGTTAGACTTACAAGTAGGCTGTTTTGTAAATATCAGGAGTTGACCAGAAAATTCTCATAATTATTATGAatattcactaattttaattataaatatttctcACCACAATGCATGATTTGTGAAAAACCCTTTCGCTTTCCAGGATGGGCGAACCATGTCAGGACTCGTACATGGATCATCTCCGTAAGAATTCATTTAGACACACGGGCCCATAATAAATTCGAAAAGCAAGATTTAGTCACATGAATAAATCTTCATCCTAAGTCAATAGACAAATCACCGGTTATAAActcatcaaaatctttaaactaAATTCACACCAcataatgcaacttaccttatgTAGAGTACACACGCTATGAGTGCTAATACTTTCTCTAACCACAATCAGTCTCTTatcctttgaattttttacaaGACTAGTACACCTAGGTTTCCTAGCAATCCTGAATCAAacaactaggtggtgactcctacGACTCCCCTACGCCGCGCTCCCACGTGCGACAGTttactcaaaaaataaattaataaaatattaaaatatgatttaaattaaataatggaatgattgtttttttttaaaaaaaaacaattgttaaaaaaaaaattgttataatttgagaaaaatctTCAAATAAGTCCTGATGAGCAAAGGGCCACTCAAAAAAGAATTTGTCACATTCGTTATGCTAGTCGCAGAATAAACATAGGGCTATATGCTACATGGACATTTGAGACTGCATAATCCCAATGTGTCATTGGGAATAAGCTAAAATCATCTCTCTCCTTTTAGCTATTAATTTCCAAACCAGTTAATTATAGAATTttcttaaatgatattattgttttcaaaacaaataggaatattatatttttctaaaacaaattaataaaagattaatcCTCCATATTTATTGGGAATTATACTCTACAGAGCTTAATTTAGCTCGATCTCGTGATCGTtatgttcttgttttgtttttgtttttttccatagAATTAAGGACTGGTTAAGTACctaaacttcaaatatttctaGATTTAAATAGGTTTAGTATAGCGATCATGCATACTGAGTGAAATTGCCATCCCTGTCTAGAAAAGATACTGCAatggtctatatatatatatatatatatatatatataaacatcctTATATACTAAAGTAAACGAAACAAAAGGTGGCCTGCATCTTTCTCTCATCAGCCTGGAAATTGAGGATTTGGTAAGCTACGCGGTGCCAACAAGCAGAAAAGGAAATGTCAATGAGTATTACCACCATGCAGCCAATAAAGGAAAACTTGCCACTTGAAATCGATGAATTATAGAGTAATTTGGCCTGATATCACAGCTGGTTAGTTAGTATGCTTACCGGTTCCTTCCTCGGTACTgtcaggaaaaaaatcaaagacactGCTGTTATAGTATGCAACGGATGTTATATATATGACCAGatgtaataattaaatattaatgattagttgaaaaataatgcaatttagctatgatttaaaataattcccTGTAAAATAAGGCCTCCATACTTGATTAATTACTTGTTTTTAGTAATGTTTTAATACTTGAAACGCCCGGCAGGtcaactcaagatatagttaattTAAAAGTTCAGCCCGAGCTACAGCTAATTTAAAACCTAAACCGGTTtaggttggaaaaaaaagagagagcctGATTTGGCTTAGATATGACAGCTGGTTAATATGCTTACCGGTTCCTTCTACgtatttgtaaaaaaacaaagacattttttttatataataaaaaaatcaaagacattGTTATTGTAAGCAACGGATGTTATGGACTATGACCAGATCTATATAGGAATTAATGCTTAGTTGAAAACCtatataatttgattatgaTATTTGAAACCGTTATTCCTTGGTTTCGCAGGGTTGTGATGCCTCGATCTTACTGGACGAGACTTCCTCTATCCAGAGTGAAAAGACTGCCCTCGGCAATCTTAACTCTGCTAGAGGTTATAATGTAATAGACAAAGCAAAAACTGAAGTTGAGAAGATCTGTCCTGGAGTAGTATCCTGTGCAGATATCATTGCTGTTGCAGCGAGAGATGCGTCTGCTTATGTGAGTATATCTAAATCCATCTCTTTATTTCTGTTGGTATTGCAAGCTGCAAAACCAGGACTTGTTGTTTATGATTCTTATGCAAAAAATGTCACAGGTGGGT is a window encoding:
- the LOC18101311 gene encoding lignin-forming anionic peroxidase; protein product: MAAKAGAAASFMFMLFFLNTACQAQLSPAFYDSSCPNALSAIRTAIRSAIASDRRMAASLIRLHFHDCFVQGCDASILLDETTSIQSEKTALGNLNSARGYNVIDKAKTEVEKICPGVVSCADIIAVAARDASAYVGGPSYAVKLGRRDSTTASRTLANAELPAFFESLESLISRFQKKGLTARDMVALSGSHTLGQAQCFTFRERIYNHSNIDAGFASTRRRRCPRVGSNSTLAPLDLVTPNSFDNNYFKNLMQNKGLLQSDQVLFNGGSTDSIVSEYSRNPARFRSDFGSAMIKMGDIGLLTGSAGQIRRICSAVNN
- the LOC18109018 gene encoding lignin-forming anionic peroxidase isoform X1: MTAKAGAAASFMFMLFLLNIACQAQLSPAFYDSSCPNAISAIRTAIRSAIASDRRMAASLIRLHFHDCFVQGCDASILLDETLSIQSEKTALGNLNSARGYNVIDKAKTEVEKICPGVVSCADIIAVAARDASAYVGGPSYAVKLGRRDSTTASRTLANAELPAFFESLESLISRFQKKGLTARDMVALSGSHTLGQAQCFTFRERIYNHSNIDAGFASTRRRRCPRVGSNSTLAPLDLVTPNSFDNNYFKNLMQNKGLLQSDQVLFNGGSTDSIVSEYSRNPARFRSDFGSAMIKMGDIGLLTGSAGQIRRICSAVNN